One genomic window of Mogibacterium diversum includes the following:
- the nth gene encoding endonuclease III has product MNKRKTKKYFKTDDEVKLVLDKLEAEYPDADCALHYDSIFHLLLAVVLSAQTTDASVNRITPRLFSTYENPRQLAAADIKDVEGMIKTLGLYKNKAKSLVGIGNMLTESYGGEVPRNFSELQKLPGVGRKTANVVMSVGFGEPHIAVDTHVFRVSNRIGLVDEGDVLKTEKALMEVIPKNRWSHMHHVLIFHGRRCCTARNPKCDECCVRDVCRYNRENQK; this is encoded by the coding sequence ATGAATAAACGTAAAACAAAAAAATATTTTAAAACTGATGATGAAGTAAAATTAGTATTGGATAAGCTGGAAGCAGAGTATCCTGATGCTGATTGTGCACTACATTATGATTCGATCTTTCATTTGCTACTTGCAGTTGTATTATCTGCACAGACGACAGACGCAAGTGTAAACAGGATAACACCAAGACTTTTTAGTACTTATGAGAATCCACGTCAACTAGCAGCAGCAGACATCAAAGACGTGGAAGGAATGATTAAAACTCTAGGATTATATAAAAATAAAGCAAAAAGCCTTGTAGGAATTGGAAATATGCTAACTGAATCATATGGGGGAGAAGTTCCTCGCAACTTTTCAGAACTTCAAAAACTTCCGGGAGTAGGGCGTAAGACAGCCAATGTAGTCATGTCTGTCGGGTTTGGAGAGCCTCATATAGCTGTCGATACCCATGTGTTTAGGGTTTCTAATCGAATTGGGCTCGTTGATGAGGGTGATGTTTTAAAAACAGAAAAAGCACTTATGGAAGTAATTCCTAAGAATAGATGGTCACATATGCATCATGTATTAATTTTTCACGGAAGAAGATGCTGTACCGCCAGAAATCCCAAATGTGATGAATGCTGTGTAAGGGATGTATGTAGATATAATAGAGAGAATCAAAAATAA
- a CDS encoding GntR family transcriptional regulator: protein MVMNPELESNQPLSNSLFVKVQKDILSGKIPANSKLTEQAICKKYNVSRTPVREAFRQLESDGLIENIPNRGAYVIGLSSRDISDLFDLRRTFEVQAVEWAIERMNDDEVNTLRENIEFMEFYTLKNDVDKVLYFNSAFHNIIYKGTKNRMLYLTLSTYQTYLKHSAPAKTFSDDYLKTILQEHKNIFEAFETKNVAAGKTAMEYHMKQSKLRRMSHLF, encoded by the coding sequence ATGGTAATGAACCCCGAACTAGAGAGCAATCAGCCTCTATCAAATAGTCTTTTCGTAAAGGTCCAAAAAGACATTCTCAGCGGAAAAATACCAGCTAATTCAAAGCTTACAGAGCAGGCAATCTGCAAGAAATACAACGTTAGTAGAACTCCTGTACGCGAGGCCTTTAGACAATTAGAATCTGACGGACTAATTGAAAATATACCTAATCGCGGTGCATACGTAATCGGTTTATCAAGCCGTGATATTTCAGACCTATTTGATCTTAGGAGAACGTTTGAAGTACAAGCAGTCGAATGGGCGATTGAGCGAATGAATGATGATGAAGTAAACACACTTAGAGAGAACATCGAATTTATGGAGTTCTATACTCTAAAAAATGATGTAGATAAGGTTTTGTATTTTAATTCCGCATTCCACAATATCATCTATAAAGGTACTAAAAACAGAATGCTCTATCTTACTTTATCAACATATCAAACATACCTTAAGCACTCAGCACCTGCAAAGACATTCTCCGATGACTATCTGAAAACGATACTGCAGGAGCACAAGAATATTTTTGAAGCCTTCGAAACTAAAAATGTAGCCGCTGGTAAAACTGCTATGGAATACCATATGAAACAAAGCAAACTTCGAAGAATGTCTCATCTCTTCTAA
- a CDS encoding serine aminopeptidase domain-containing protein, with amino-acid sequence MAEYRDIYRRAANGEGQVVSFKYTRVNPRAIVQIVHDISEHSMRYHELAVALNDYGFYVCGNDLIGHGMSKQGHQGCFGIKKNSYEGLLGDIDSLFNEVSAEVGGTVPRIIIGAGFGAMLSELYTIKYGNISMIISMENLEIPAALSFIKLNANNHIKRKGFNSVSESVHNTMYQMGKPAGSPPYNEFFWISSDEGELKKYVDDEDCGFMLTASAYREMISVIEQLRGKDGIVRLPDIPIYILAGSEDQRGNCGNSVMRIANMLSAKGHNEVSYKLYKDCYHDILHDICKKQVIKDILGWIEHKLNK; translated from the coding sequence ATGGCAGAATATAGGGATATATATAGACGTGCAGCAAACGGTGAAGGACAGGTTGTTTCGTTTAAATACACACGCGTAAACCCACGTGCTATAGTTCAGATAGTACACGACATTAGCGAACATAGCATGCGTTATCATGAGCTAGCCGTGGCGCTTAATGACTATGGATTTTACGTATGTGGTAATGATCTTATAGGTCACGGGATGAGCAAACAGGGGCACCAAGGTTGCTTTGGGATAAAGAAAAATTCCTACGAGGGATTGCTCGGCGATATAGATTCACTTTTTAACGAGGTTTCAGCTGAAGTTGGCGGCACAGTTCCTAGAATCATAATTGGTGCTGGATTTGGAGCAATGCTTAGTGAGCTATATACGATTAAGTATGGGAATATATCAATGATAATCTCTATGGAAAATCTTGAAATTCCCGCAGCTCTAAGCTTTATTAAATTAAATGCCAATAATCACATTAAGAGGAAGGGCTTTAACTCCGTATCTGAGAGTGTTCATAATACGATGTACCAGATGGGAAAGCCGGCAGGCTCACCCCCTTACAATGAATTTTTCTGGATAAGCAGCGATGAAGGAGAGTTAAAGAAATATGTGGACGATGAAGATTGTGGATTTATGCTTACTGCGTCTGCCTATAGAGAAATGATAAGTGTAATTGAGCAATTGAGAGGAAAGGACGGTATAGTTAGACTACCAGATATTCCTATCTATATACTTGCTGGTTCGGAAGACCAAAGAGGAAACTGCGGGAATTCGGTCATGAGAATAGCGAATATGCTTAGCGCAAAAGGTCATAATGAAGTTTCGTACAAACTATATAAGGATTGTTATCATGATATTCTTCATGATATTTGTAAGAAACAAGTTATAAAGGATATATTGGGGTGGATAGAGCACAAGTTAAACAAATAA
- the clpB gene encoding ATP-dependent chaperone ClpB yields MNIEKYTQKMQGAILDAQSIANSYGHQQLEIAHVHYAIISDSDGLIPKLLEAMNVDVKSLKADLKSDLEKLPKVSGSSAQLYMSSELNNVLTKAEKIASDFKDEYVSVEHLYLAILDSNNQEVSRLMTKYGINKDEFMKALTMVRGNQRVTSQNPEDTYDALNKYGTDLVDAARKGKLDPVIGRDLEIRRAIEILSRRTKNNPVLIGQPGVGKTAVVEGLAQRIVNGDVPDGLKGKTIFSLDMGSLIAGAKYRGEFEERLKAVLNEIDKSDGNIILFIDEIHTIVGAGKTEGSMDAGNLLKPKLARGELHCIGATTLDEYRKYIETDAALERRFQKVMVDEPSVEDTISILRGLKEKFEIHHGVRITDNALIACATLSNRYISDRYLPDKAIDLMDEAAARIRTEIDSMPSDLDQISRKIMQLEIEKQALSKEEDKASKSRLDAISEELANLKTENDELMAKWSNEKNMIQELKNKKLKLDELRHEIESAEREYDLEKLAKLKYGELPALEKEIEDLKNKTEQANESRMLREEVGEEEIQAVISEWTGIPVSKLAESEREKLLHLEDILHKRVIGQDEGVKAVSEAILRARAGLKNENRPVGSFIFLGPTGVGKTELAKALTETLFDTEKNLIRIDMSEYMEKHTVSRLVGSPPGYVGYDEGGQLTEAVRRKPYSVILFDEIEKAHPDVFNILLQLLDDGRLTDNQGRTVDFKNTIIIMTSNLPESQLKTFFRPEFLNRIDDIVVFKSLTIEQIEKIVDLIIESLVKRLEERGIGLELSEDARRFIAKESYDEEFGARPVKRYVQKNIENQIAEMIISNEVIDGQTIEITVSDNSLKFDVR; encoded by the coding sequence ATGAATATTGAAAAATATACACAGAAAATGCAAGGTGCCATTCTCGATGCGCAAAGTATAGCTAATTCGTATGGACACCAGCAATTAGAAATTGCACATGTTCATTATGCAATAATAAGTGATAGTGATGGTTTGATTCCTAAGCTTTTGGAGGCAATGAATGTAGATGTTAAATCTTTAAAAGCTGACTTGAAATCAGATCTTGAAAAGCTACCTAAGGTAAGTGGTAGCTCTGCACAGTTATATATGAGTTCTGAGCTTAACAATGTGCTTACTAAAGCCGAAAAAATAGCAAGTGACTTCAAGGATGAATACGTAAGTGTTGAACATCTATATCTTGCAATTCTTGATTCTAACAACCAGGAAGTAAGCAGATTGATGACCAAGTATGGTATTAATAAAGACGAATTCATGAAGGCTCTGACTATGGTTAGAGGAAATCAAAGAGTGACAAGTCAGAATCCAGAGGATACGTATGATGCTCTAAATAAATATGGAACAGATTTAGTTGATGCTGCAAGAAAGGGTAAGCTTGACCCAGTTATAGGCAGGGATCTCGAGATTAGAAGGGCAATTGAAATCCTATCGAGAAGGACGAAAAACAATCCGGTACTTATTGGACAACCTGGAGTTGGAAAGACTGCTGTTGTAGAGGGACTTGCTCAGCGTATTGTAAATGGCGATGTTCCAGATGGACTTAAAGGAAAGACCATTTTCTCTCTTGATATGGGTTCGCTTATTGCCGGTGCCAAGTATAGAGGTGAGTTTGAAGAACGTCTTAAGGCGGTTCTAAATGAAATTGATAAATCAGATGGGAATATCATACTCTTTATAGATGAGATTCATACTATTGTCGGTGCTGGAAAGACTGAAGGGTCGATGGATGCAGGAAATCTTCTAAAGCCAAAGCTTGCTAGAGGTGAACTTCACTGCATAGGGGCAACAACTCTTGATGAGTACAGAAAGTACATAGAGACAGATGCAGCTCTTGAAAGACGATTCCAAAAGGTGATGGTAGATGAACCATCTGTTGAGGATACTATATCTATTTTAAGAGGTCTTAAAGAAAAGTTTGAGATTCATCATGGTGTTAGAATCACTGATAATGCTTTAATCGCATGTGCAACATTATCTAACAGATATATTAGCGACAGATATTTACCTGACAAAGCTATTGATCTGATGGACGAGGCCGCTGCTAGGATTAGAACTGAAATAGACAGTATGCCTTCAGATCTTGACCAGATCTCTCGTAAAATCATGCAGCTTGAAATTGAAAAACAGGCGCTCTCCAAAGAAGAGGATAAGGCTAGCAAGAGTAGGCTTGATGCGATCAGCGAGGAACTAGCAAATCTTAAGACTGAAAATGACGAACTCATGGCTAAATGGTCAAATGAGAAAAATATGATTCAAGAGCTTAAGAATAAAAAGCTAAAGCTAGATGAGCTCCGCCATGAGATTGAAAGTGCAGAGCGTGAGTATGATTTAGAGAAGCTAGCAAAGCTGAAGTATGGTGAGCTACCAGCTCTTGAAAAAGAAATTGAAGATTTAAAGAATAAGACAGAACAAGCTAATGAAAGCCGAATGCTCCGTGAGGAGGTTGGAGAAGAAGAAATTCAAGCAGTAATCTCTGAGTGGACAGGTATTCCGGTAAGTAAGCTAGCTGAATCTGAGCGTGAAAAATTGCTCCACCTGGAGGATATTCTTCATAAGAGGGTAATCGGTCAGGATGAGGGTGTAAAAGCCGTTTCAGAGGCAATTTTAAGGGCTCGTGCAGGGCTTAAGAACGAGAATCGTCCAGTTGGGTCATTTATATTCTTGGGACCTACAGGAGTAGGTAAGACAGAGCTCGCAAAAGCGCTTACAGAGACACTATTTGATACTGAAAAGAACTTAATCAGAATCGATATGTCAGAGTACATGGAAAAGCATACGGTCTCAAGACTAGTCGGATCTCCTCCAGGATATGTTGGATATGATGAAGGTGGACAATTAACTGAGGCTGTAAGAAGAAAACCTTATAGTGTCATATTGTTTGACGAAATTGAGAAAGCTCATCCAGATGTATTTAACATACTCCTTCAGTTACTGGATGATGGAAGACTTACAGACAACCAGGGACGGACGGTAGATTTTAAGAACACAATCATTATCATGACGTCTAATCTACCTGAATCACAGCTTAAGACATTCTTCAGACCAGAGTTTCTCAATAGAATAGATGATATAGTCGTGTTTAAGTCACTCACAATTGAGCAAATAGAAAAGATCGTTGATTTAATTATTGAGTCGCTCGTAAAGAGGCTTGAAGAACGCGGTATAGGTCTTGAACTTTCCGAAGATGCAAGGCGCTTTATAGCTAAAGAGTCATATGACGAAGAATTTGGTGCAAGACCTGTAAAAAGGTATGTACAGAAGAATATCGAGAATCAAATTGCGGAGATGATTATTTCAAACGAAGTAATTGATGGTCAGACTATAGAAATCACAGTATCTGATAATAGCCTTAAGTTCGATGTTCGTTAA